A single Dehalococcoidales bacterium DNA region contains:
- a CDS encoding FAD-dependent oxidoreductase codes for MYDLMVIGGGPAGLAATVYAARKQLNAALISQDIGGQMNWTLGIENYLGYQFIEAPELIGKFQTQVDQFPIDQKIGDKVSRVEKINGGYEAVLENGDRHQSKAAILATGKKPRMLNVPGEKELVGRGVAYCAVCDGPVFAGQRVAVVGGGNSALEAVLDMLKIGEHVDMVSLTPLTGDPVLISQLSEGEKLAVYTEHETVRIEGDPLVEGMVIKDIKTGEEKRLDVTGVFIEIGLVPNSDPVKGLLKLNKTGEVPVNCSCETALPGLFAAGDVTNVPEKQIVIAAGEGAKAALGAHRYLQRLG; via the coding sequence ATGTACGACCTGATGGTTATCGGTGGTGGTCCTGCGGGCCTGGCCGCCACTGTCTACGCGGCACGCAAACAACTCAACGCCGCCCTCATCAGCCAGGACATCGGCGGGCAGATGAACTGGACGCTCGGTATCGAGAACTACCTGGGCTACCAGTTTATCGAGGCGCCGGAGCTCATCGGCAAGTTCCAGACCCAGGTAGACCAGTTTCCCATCGACCAGAAGATTGGCGACAAGGTATCCCGGGTGGAGAAGATTAACGGCGGCTACGAGGCGGTACTGGAGAACGGCGACCGCCACCAGTCAAAGGCAGCGATTCTGGCCACCGGCAAGAAACCGAGGATGCTCAATGTGCCCGGTGAGAAGGAGCTTGTCGGCAGGGGCGTGGCCTACTGTGCCGTCTGCGATGGCCCGGTGTTCGCCGGGCAGAGGGTGGCTGTCGTGGGTGGTGGCAACTCCGCCCTCGAGGCCGTACTGGACATGCTGAAGATCGGTGAGCACGTGGACATGGTCTCCCTGACTCCCCTGACAGGAGACCCCGTCCTGATTAGCCAGCTCTCCGAGGGAGAGAAGCTCGCCGTCTACACCGAGCACGAGACGGTGAGAATAGAAGGCGACCCACTGGTCGAAGGCATGGTGATTAAGGACATCAAGACCGGCGAAGAGAAGCGTCTCGATGTCACGGGCGTGTTCATCGAGATCGGACTGGTGCCCAACTCGGACCCGGTCAAGGGCCTCCTGAAACTGAACAAGACCGGGGAGGTACCGGTAAACTGTTCCTGCGAGACCGCCCTGCCCGGGCTCTTCGCCGCCGGAGACGTAACAAACGTGCCGGAAAAGCAGATAGTGATTGCCGCCGGCGAGGGCGCCAAGGCGGCGCTTGGAGCACACCGCTACCTGCAGAGGCTGGGCTGA
- a CDS encoding MerR family transcriptional regulator: MIRITEFARKTGASVDELHYLERKGFISPVMAKLKRRTVRQYPDTDIRKLQLTIKYRRDGFTWDVAFQKALQELQNPRLFDVR; encoded by the coding sequence ATGATAAGAATAACTGAGTTTGCCAGGAAAACCGGAGCTTCGGTGGACGAGCTTCACTATCTGGAGAGGAAAGGCTTCATCAGCCCCGTGATGGCAAAATTGAAGCGGCGGACGGTCAGACAGTACCCGGATACGGACATCCGAAAGCTGCAACTCACCATCAAGTACCGCCGGGATGGTTTCACCTGGGACGTGGCTTTTCAGAAGGCGCTGCAGGAACTCCAGAATCCGCGCCTGTTCGATGTCAGATAG
- a CDS encoding glucose 1-dehydrogenase, which translates to MGKLDGKVAVITGGASGIGRATVRLFVQEGARVVFGDIEDTMAQRVAEEVGPNATFLHADVTREEDIKMLVDHAEQKLGRLDCIFNNAGSGGASGLIEEIPVEDWDTTINLLLRSVFLGIKYAAPVMKRQGSGSIISTASVAGLQTGFGAHPYSTCKAAIVHLTRTVAMELGISGVRVNCICPGGIATSIFGRGIGLSAEDADRMAESLKPVFADLQPIKRSGLPEDIAQAALWLASDDSSFVNGHALVVDGGLTGGRQWAGDDPEASPLLAAIMQAFEQQVQQDSP; encoded by the coding sequence ATGGGTAAGCTTGATGGCAAGGTAGCGGTGATAACCGGCGGGGCCAGCGGAATCGGCCGGGCAACGGTACGGCTCTTCGTACAGGAGGGGGCACGAGTGGTCTTCGGGGACATCGAAGACACTATGGCACAGCGGGTTGCCGAGGAGGTGGGACCGAACGCTACCTTCCTCCACGCTGACGTTACCCGGGAAGAAGACATCAAGATGCTTGTGGACCACGCCGAGCAGAAATTGGGACGCCTGGACTGCATATTTAATAACGCCGGTTCCGGTGGTGCCTCGGGCCTTATCGAGGAGATTCCGGTAGAGGACTGGGACACGACAATCAACCTGCTCCTGCGCAGTGTTTTCCTTGGAATCAAGTATGCCGCCCCGGTCATGAAACGCCAGGGCTCGGGAAGCATCATCAGCACTGCCAGCGTTGCCGGCCTGCAGACGGGTTTCGGCGCCCATCCTTACAGCACCTGCAAGGCAGCCATAGTCCACCTCACGCGTACGGTTGCCATGGAGCTGGGCATCAGCGGTGTGCGGGTGAACTGCATCTGCCCCGGAGGCATTGCTACCTCCATTTTCGGTAGGGGCATCGGCCTTTCCGCCGAGGATGCTGACAGGATGGCGGAGTCCTTGAAGCCCGTCTTCGCCGACCTGCAGCCAATAAAACGCTCCGGTCTCCCCGAGGACATCGCTCAGGCAGCCCTGTGGCTGGCCAGTGACGACTCCAGCTTCGTTAATGGCCATGCCCTGGTTGTTGACGGTGGCCTCACCGGGGGACGACAGTGGGCCGGGGATGA
- a CDS encoding nitrous oxide-stimulated promoter family protein, translating to MSKLFERMDRKKARDARVLADFVNIFCRENHRYEPKSLFPGEDEALRQAAGDRPLLLCSECRRLLYHGIVKLLQCPYDPKPMCKKCENPCYAPGYRERMQEVMRFSGLYLAKSGRLDVLFHYFF from the coding sequence ATGTCAAAGCTCTTTGAAAGGATGGACCGCAAGAAAGCCAGGGATGCCAGGGTCCTGGCCGATTTTGTGAACATCTTCTGCCGGGAGAATCACCGGTACGAGCCGAAGAGCCTCTTTCCCGGTGAGGATGAAGCCCTTCGACAGGCAGCAGGTGACAGACCTCTGCTGCTGTGCTCGGAATGCCGTAGACTGCTCTATCACGGCATTGTCAAGCTGCTCCAGTGCCCTTATGACCCCAAGCCAATGTGCAAGAAGTGCGAGAATCCCTGCTACGCTCCTGGCTACCGGGAGAGGATGCAGGAGGTCATGCGCTTCTCCGGCCTCTACCTGGCGAAGAGCGGTCGACTGGACGTGCTGTTTCACTATTTTTTCTGA
- a CDS encoding SHOCT domain-containing protein, which yields MFVLSAVVVGLVVWAVIALSKRNATGGRGDSVSIARERYARGELSREEFEQIKKDLS from the coding sequence ATGTTCGTACTATCTGCGGTTGTGGTAGGGCTAGTTGTCTGGGCAGTGATCGCATTGTCGAAGCGGAACGCGACGGGCGGAAGGGGCGATTCAGTCAGCATCGCCAGGGAGCGCTACGCACGCGGCGAGCTATCCCGGGAAGAGTTTGAGCAGATAAAGAAGGACCTGTCATAG
- a CDS encoding Crp/Fnr family transcriptional regulator — MRETNKTQILKRSSIFSGLSDDELAALAELAFEYSFMPDQFVFWDGDAPERFYVITEGSVKVVKHSSLGKEFIIAFFGPGEMFGEVAVFENKSYPASAQAVARTRVLGISREDFLAFLTDRPQVALRIINVLGGRLRDAQGRLRDLAGERVEQRIAAVLVMLSSKLGDTLPFTRQEIADMAGTTTETTIRVMSQLRSRGIISSVRGRVTILDAEKLRLLSEGYPRV, encoded by the coding sequence TTGCGGGAAACGAACAAAACCCAGATTCTGAAGCGCTCCTCGATATTCTCCGGTCTGAGTGACGATGAGCTCGCCGCCCTGGCCGAACTCGCATTCGAGTATAGCTTCATGCCGGACCAGTTCGTTTTCTGGGACGGTGACGCTCCGGAACGTTTCTACGTTATCACCGAGGGCAGTGTCAAGGTGGTGAAGCATTCCTCCCTGGGTAAAGAGTTCATCATTGCCTTCTTCGGTCCCGGCGAGATGTTCGGTGAGGTGGCTGTCTTCGAGAACAAGTCCTACCCCGCCTCCGCCCAGGCAGTGGCCCGGACCAGGGTGCTGGGTATCAGTCGGGAGGACTTCCTTGCCTTTCTAACCGACCGTCCCCAGGTGGCACTGAGGATTATCAACGTCCTCGGAGGGCGGCTCCGGGACGCACAGGGCAGGCTCCGAGACCTTGCCGGGGAACGGGTCGAGCAGCGTATCGCCGCCGTGCTGGTCATGCTTTCCTCGAAGCTCGGCGATACACTTCCCTTCACCCGACAGGAGATTGCGGACATGGCAGGGACGACCACCGAGACCACAATTCGGGTGATGAGCCAGCTAAGGAGTCGCGGTATCATTAGCTCTGTTCGCGGCAGGGTGACCATTCTTGATGCCGAGAAGCTCCGCCTCCTGAGTGAGGGGTATCCTCGGGTGTAG
- a CDS encoding methyltransferase domain-containing protein, which yields MASASEFKRMFKGACLEAEDLFLLEPFQIGYLPGWVPEQEFAAVLSAHPSIRRFLVARCPTIAAFIERILAQSSRSVSQDELKECTDRVVWTIADLLVYNKCPEVYDSLDFHNWDFSEVTSIVALDEAVVIDGGAGTGRVALEAARTAKWVFAVEPVARLREFIREKASEADLSNVFVLDGFLHAIPLPDRFADILITSHALGWRLEEELAEFERVVRADGFIVHCPGTAETTAEEQSQHSLLLSPEWHYEFSRYRESDGWKRKYWKRL from the coding sequence ATGGCATCTGCCAGTGAATTCAAGCGCATGTTCAAGGGGGCATGTCTCGAGGCTGAAGACCTGTTCCTCCTGGAACCGTTTCAGATTGGCTATCTTCCCGGGTGGGTACCCGAGCAGGAATTCGCTGCCGTACTCTCGGCGCATCCTTCCATCAGGCGTTTCCTTGTAGCCCGGTGCCCCACTATCGCCGCCTTCATCGAACGCATCCTGGCACAATCCAGTCGTTCAGTGAGCCAGGACGAGCTGAAAGAGTGTACGGACAGGGTGGTCTGGACCATCGCCGACCTTCTCGTCTACAACAAGTGCCCGGAGGTGTACGACTCCCTGGACTTCCATAACTGGGACTTCAGCGAGGTCACCTCCATCGTCGCTCTTGACGAGGCAGTAGTGATTGACGGAGGAGCCGGCACTGGGAGAGTAGCGCTCGAGGCCGCGCGGACGGCGAAGTGGGTCTTCGCGGTGGAACCGGTAGCCCGGTTGAGAGAATTCATCCGGGAGAAGGCGTCGGAAGCTGACCTGTCCAATGTCTTCGTCCTTGACGGTTTCCTGCACGCCATTCCTCTTCCTGACCGATTCGCCGACATCCTCATAACGTCACACGCGCTCGGGTGGCGACTCGAAGAGGAGTTGGCAGAATTCGAACGGGTGGTCAGGGCAGACGGATTCATTGTGCATTGTCCGGGCACGGCAGAGACAACGGCCGAAGAACAAAGCCAGCACTCTCTTCTCCTTTCACCCGAGTGGCATTATGAGTTCTCAAGGTATAGAGAGTCCGACGGCTGGAAGAGGAAGTACTGGAAGCGGCTGTGA
- a CDS encoding heavy metal translocating P-type ATPase codes for MVIDTRKKRKTVVPVIGMTCTNCAATIEKGLAAVPGVERASVNFASEKVSLEYDPAKVDLGKLSKTISDLGYGMATTKAIFPVGGMTCAACVARVEEALSGVTGVVSASVNLASEKATVEYVEGTEYADLKQAVARAGYELGQEAETLEDVTSAAQREVRSVRNRLIVAAALAIPIFALMWVPDFTGKLFLLWALATPVQFWAGWRYYRGMWGALRHRTADMNTLIAVGTSAAYFYSVVAVLLPGLFAAEALERNVYFDTSAMIITLITLGKFLEARAKGQTSAAIKKLIGMQPKVALVVRNGEEKEIPIEEVQVGDLILVRPGERVPVDGIMREGHSSLDESMVTGESIPVEKNVGDEVIGATINKTGSFRFEATKVGKDTTLAQIIRLVDEAQGSKAPIQRLADVIASYFVPIVLSIAIITFIVWYFVGPAPVLTFALLNFVAVLIIACPCALGLATPTAIMVGTGKGAENGVLIRSAEALERAHKIDTVMLDKTGTLTAGEPKVTDVIAAQSSSREEVLRLAASVERGSEHPLGEAIVRAATEMTLELSPVSEFNAVPGYGVEASVDDRRLLLGNLRLVEDRKLALNGLGEEAGRLREQGKTVMFLGVDSQVVGVIAVADTIKPDAAEAVARLKRMGISVVMLTGDNRRTAEAIAREAGVDRILAEVLPEHKAQEVKNLQAEGKVVAMVGDGINDAPALAQADVGIAIGTGTDVAMETGDITLIRGELSGIVTAISLSRSTVRTIKQNLFWAFAYNTVLIPIAAGVLYLVFGQGGVPSGAKFFLGDFGFLNPILAAAAMAASSLTVVSNSLRLRRFRPVRFEKTVGVGPVAVSGEESGGGTSMAIDPVCHMEVEEKSAAATSEYNGETYYFCAVGCKKAFDQDPEKYLAAQEK; via the coding sequence ATGGTTATAGATACCAGGAAGAAGCGTAAGACGGTTGTACCCGTCATCGGTATGACATGCACCAACTGTGCGGCGACGATAGAGAAAGGTCTGGCCGCAGTTCCCGGTGTGGAGAGAGCCAGCGTCAACTTCGCCTCGGAGAAGGTCTCGCTGGAGTACGACCCTGCGAAGGTAGACCTCGGTAAGCTCAGCAAGACTATCTCCGACCTCGGCTACGGGATGGCGACCACGAAGGCCATCTTTCCGGTCGGTGGGATGACGTGCGCGGCCTGCGTTGCCCGCGTAGAGGAAGCCCTGTCCGGCGTTACCGGGGTTGTATCCGCCAGTGTCAACCTGGCCTCGGAGAAAGCAACCGTAGAGTACGTCGAGGGGACAGAGTATGCCGACCTCAAGCAGGCGGTGGCCAGGGCCGGCTATGAACTCGGACAGGAAGCGGAGACCCTGGAAGACGTCACCTCCGCTGCCCAGCGGGAAGTACGGTCGGTGCGTAACCGGCTCATCGTGGCGGCCGCTCTGGCGATTCCGATTTTCGCCCTGATGTGGGTGCCGGACTTCACCGGCAAGCTCTTTCTGCTCTGGGCCCTGGCAACGCCGGTGCAGTTCTGGGCGGGCTGGCGTTACTATCGCGGGATGTGGGGTGCGCTGCGACACCGGACGGCTGACATGAACACTCTGATTGCCGTCGGAACCTCAGCGGCCTACTTCTATAGCGTGGTCGCCGTGCTCTTACCGGGGCTCTTTGCCGCCGAAGCACTGGAACGTAACGTCTATTTCGATACCTCGGCAATGATAATAACCCTGATTACGCTGGGCAAGTTCCTGGAAGCTCGCGCCAAGGGGCAGACCTCGGCGGCGATAAAGAAGCTGATCGGCATGCAGCCCAAGGTGGCCCTGGTTGTCCGTAACGGTGAAGAGAAGGAAATTCCGATAGAGGAAGTGCAGGTTGGCGACCTTATTCTGGTGCGGCCGGGCGAACGAGTTCCCGTAGACGGGATTATGCGGGAGGGACACTCCAGTCTCGACGAATCGATGGTCACCGGCGAGAGCATTCCCGTCGAGAAGAACGTCGGTGATGAGGTCATCGGCGCCACCATCAACAAGACGGGCAGTTTCCGTTTCGAAGCGACCAAGGTAGGTAAGGATACCACCCTGGCCCAGATAATACGGCTGGTGGATGAGGCGCAGGGAAGCAAGGCGCCCATCCAGCGCCTGGCCGATGTTATCGCCAGCTACTTCGTACCGATAGTGCTCAGCATTGCCATCATCACCTTCATCGTCTGGTATTTCGTGGGACCGGCGCCGGTGCTGACCTTTGCCCTGCTGAACTTTGTCGCTGTGCTCATTATCGCCTGTCCCTGCGCCTTGGGGCTGGCCACACCCACGGCGATAATGGTAGGTACCGGTAAGGGGGCAGAGAACGGCGTCCTCATCCGCAGCGCCGAGGCACTGGAAAGGGCGCACAAGATTGACACTGTGATGCTGGACAAGACCGGTACGCTGACCGCCGGTGAACCGAAGGTGACTGATGTTATTGCCGCCCAATCTTCTTCCAGGGAGGAGGTCCTCCGGCTGGCGGCCTCGGTGGAGCGCGGCTCGGAGCATCCCCTCGGTGAAGCCATTGTCCGTGCCGCCACGGAAATGACGCTGGAGCTGTCCCCGGTCTCAGAGTTCAATGCGGTCCCCGGATATGGAGTCGAGGCATCGGTGGATGACAGGCGGCTCCTGCTCGGTAACCTGAGGCTGGTGGAGGACAGGAAACTCGCTCTGAACGGCCTGGGGGAGGAAGCCGGGCGTCTTCGTGAGCAGGGCAAGACGGTGATGTTCCTCGGCGTCGATAGCCAGGTGGTCGGTGTCATTGCTGTGGCCGATACCATCAAGCCCGACGCCGCGGAAGCTGTTGCCAGGCTGAAGCGGATGGGCATCTCGGTGGTGATGCTCACCGGTGACAATCGCCGCACTGCCGAAGCTATTGCCCGGGAGGCGGGAGTTGACCGCATACTTGCCGAGGTGCTACCGGAGCACAAGGCCCAGGAAGTGAAGAACCTCCAGGCCGAGGGTAAGGTAGTGGCGATGGTCGGCGACGGTATCAACGATGCACCCGCCCTGGCCCAGGCCGACGTGGGCATTGCCATCGGCACCGGTACGGACGTTGCCATGGAGACAGGTGATATCACGCTCATCCGTGGTGAGTTGAGCGGGATTGTCACCGCGATATCGCTCAGTCGGAGCACGGTGCGGACAATCAAGCAGAACCTGTTCTGGGCCTTCGCCTACAACACCGTGCTGATACCGATAGCGGCCGGGGTACTCTACCTGGTCTTCGGACAGGGCGGTGTGCCCTCCGGGGCGAAGTTCTTCTTAGGCGACTTCGGATTCCTGAATCCAATCCTGGCGGCGGCCGCAATGGCGGCCAGTTCCCTGACGGTGGTATCCAACTCACTGCGACTGAGGCGGTTCCGGCCGGTCCGTTTCGAGAAGACTGTCGGAGTGGGACCGGTGGCTGTATCCGGAGAAGAGAGTGGAGGAGGTACATCAATGGCTATTGACCCGGTTTGCCACATGGAAGTCGAGGAGAAGTCGGCGGCAGCCACTTCTGAGTACAATGGGGAGACCTACTACTTCTGCGCGGTGGGGTGCAAGAAGGCCTTTGACCAGGACCCGGAGAAGTACCTGGCGGCCCAGGAGAAGTAG
- a CDS encoding 4Fe-4S binding protein, translating into MTIRTTRKIVHIDEEKCTGCGVCIPSCAEGALQIIDGKAKLISEKFCDGLGACLGECPEGAITIEERVAEGFNEELVNEHLTSQQQVEETLPCGCPGSTVTRFEKPAITETATETGTSQPSMLGHWPVQMTLVPPGATFLQGTDLILAAHCVPFAYAGFHQDFLKDHSLLIACPKLDDFQAHQKKLTDILSQSDVKSLTVVHMEVPCCSGLVHMARQAIQASGKDIPLKEVTIGVRGEVLT; encoded by the coding sequence ATGACAATCAGAACCACAAGAAAGATAGTACACATTGATGAGGAGAAGTGCACCGGATGCGGGGTCTGTATCCCGTCCTGCGCCGAGGGTGCCCTCCAGATTATCGACGGTAAGGCGAAATTAATAAGCGAGAAGTTCTGTGACGGCCTCGGGGCATGTCTCGGTGAATGTCCTGAGGGAGCGATAACCATTGAGGAGCGGGTGGCCGAGGGTTTCAATGAGGAACTGGTCAACGAGCACCTTACCAGTCAACAACAGGTGGAGGAGACGTTGCCCTGTGGCTGTCCCGGGAGTACGGTTACCCGGTTCGAAAAGCCGGCGATAACGGAGACTGCCACCGAGACCGGAACCTCCCAGCCTTCGATGCTCGGTCACTGGCCGGTGCAGATGACGCTGGTACCACCAGGGGCGACGTTTCTTCAGGGGACCGACCTGATACTGGCAGCGCACTGCGTGCCGTTTGCCTATGCCGGCTTTCATCAGGATTTCCTCAAGGACCACAGCCTGCTGATAGCCTGTCCCAAGCTGGATGATTTCCAGGCACACCAGAAGAAGCTGACGGATATTCTGAGCCAGTCGGACGTGAAGAGCCTGACGGTCGTGCACATGGAAGTACCCTGCTGCTCCGGTCTGGTGCACATGGCACGGCAGGCAATTCAGGCCAGCGGTAAAGATATACCCCTCAAGGAAGTCACCATCGGCGTCCGGGGTGAGGTACTGACATAG
- a CDS encoding rhodanese-like domain-containing protein: MKTADRTRKNGIMPTVVVPILLMVVVVTGGCTVGTEEVPAGVSQTIEDITVQEAAEMIEERWGDADFAIIDVRTPEEFTEGHIEGAVLVNFRDDDFRDKVGELDRDKTHLIYCRSGARSAGARDVMAELGFREIYNMSDGILGWEAARHPVVQ; this comes from the coding sequence ATGAAGACAGCAGACAGAACCAGGAAGAACGGCATCATGCCGACGGTAGTCGTGCCGATATTGCTGATGGTGGTTGTGGTGACCGGCGGCTGCACGGTAGGAACGGAGGAGGTCCCTGCCGGGGTGTCCCAAACGATTGAAGACATCACTGTGCAGGAGGCTGCCGAGATGATAGAGGAGAGGTGGGGGGATGCCGACTTCGCAATCATCGACGTGCGGACGCCGGAGGAATTTACCGAGGGCCACATCGAGGGTGCGGTGCTGGTCAACTTCCGGGACGATGACTTCAGAGACAAGGTGGGCGAGTTGGACCGGGATAAGACACATCTCATCTACTGCCGGAGCGGTGCCAGGAGCGCGGGAGCGCGTGACGTGATGGCGGAACTGGGTTTCCGCGAGATATACAACATGTCCGATGGGATTCTGGGCTGGGAGGCAGCAAGGCACCCCGTTGTCCAGTAG
- a CDS encoding ATP-binding protein: MAKVKLLTGPGVFQVLANVCRNPQEALKQFVENAADAIEQARPEEGHVWIRLHYHAAGNGHNEGTLKRISIQDNGGGMTSEKMKQVLHRIGDSEKISLALRGEQGIGLLAFALITEELHLASTAEEGKPSSCLVLKRPWLKTGRAEVIEHCPDHEHTHHGTVAYLEGIIPDIAAQLSKERIKDSLGQQFASDLRANLYAMSISDGADFEQIHSQRFRGVKVLSTSLPINGASSAFAELYVLPWEIPDAHISLYGRGGTLVCPLTDLADFKALPWLDQRLEGYIRCDRLKRTADKTAVIQDEVFRSFVTELRKLEPQIQRLIQEVSTDSQERRFTIILNKAGRLIDKFLRYRDRGLLADLTVITAAGVERGRAPSRDMTKHLPALSGNGDGDGATRTAVRAPSRAPAIALRSLPDDRAYYRSLYDPGDGSIWINREHSEFLLAQREDRRCLRYLFSIWVKESLLQEYGADAERVADEMVGVLAEAEPLLW; this comes from the coding sequence ATGGCCAAAGTGAAGCTTCTTACCGGTCCCGGAGTTTTCCAGGTCCTGGCCAATGTCTGTCGTAACCCCCAGGAGGCACTGAAGCAGTTCGTCGAGAACGCGGCTGACGCCATTGAGCAGGCCAGGCCGGAGGAAGGACACGTCTGGATTCGGCTGCATTACCACGCGGCAGGTAATGGCCATAACGAGGGCACGCTAAAGCGCATCAGCATCCAGGATAACGGGGGCGGGATGACGTCCGAGAAGATGAAACAGGTCCTTCACCGAATCGGGGACTCCGAGAAGATCAGCCTCGCCCTGAGAGGAGAACAGGGTATCGGCCTGCTGGCTTTTGCCCTGATTACCGAGGAACTGCACCTTGCCTCTACCGCCGAGGAAGGCAAGCCATCAAGCTGCCTGGTACTGAAGCGTCCCTGGCTGAAGACCGGACGCGCCGAGGTAATTGAGCATTGCCCGGACCACGAGCACACTCACCACGGAACCGTTGCTTACCTCGAAGGTATCATACCAGATATCGCTGCCCAGCTATCCAAGGAACGGATTAAGGACTCACTGGGGCAGCAGTTTGCCAGCGACCTTAGGGCAAACCTGTACGCCATGTCCATCTCGGACGGCGCTGATTTCGAGCAAATCCACTCCCAGCGTTTTCGGGGCGTGAAAGTCCTTTCTACCAGCCTGCCGATAAATGGGGCGAGTTCCGCCTTCGCCGAGCTTTACGTTCTACCCTGGGAGATACCGGATGCCCACATCAGCCTCTACGGACGGGGCGGTACCCTGGTCTGTCCACTTACCGACCTTGCCGACTTCAAGGCCCTCCCCTGGCTGGACCAGCGCCTCGAGGGATATATCCGCTGTGACCGACTCAAGCGTACCGCCGATAAGACCGCCGTGATACAGGACGAGGTCTTCCGCTCCTTCGTCACCGAGTTGCGTAAGCTCGAACCTCAAATCCAGAGGCTTATCCAGGAGGTTAGTACCGACTCTCAGGAGCGGCGTTTCACCATCATCCTGAACAAGGCAGGAAGGTTGATAGATAAATTCCTGCGCTACCGCGACCGGGGATTACTGGCTGACCTTACCGTGATAACGGCTGCCGGCGTCGAAAGGGGACGCGCTCCTTCAAGGGACATGACGAAACATCTGCCAGCCCTCTCCGGTAACGGCGACGGCGACGGAGCCACCAGGACCGCGGTACGTGCTCCCAGTCGCGCCCCGGCCATTGCCCTGCGGTCACTGCCGGACGACAGGGCGTACTATCGGAGCCTGTATGACCCGGGCGATGGCTCCATCTGGATAAACCGCGAGCACTCCGAATTCCTGCTGGCACAGAGAGAGGACCGGCGCTGCCTGCGCTACCTCTTCTCGATATGGGTCAAGGAAAGCCTGCTGCAGGAATACGGCGCTGATGCCGAGAGAGTTGCCGACGAGATGGTGGGTGTCCTTGCCGAAGCGGAACCACTACTGTGGTGA